One Nicotiana tomentosiformis chromosome 1, ASM39032v3, whole genome shotgun sequence genomic window, ACTAtccaaattatatattttttttatcatcATCTAGTGTAGAATATATAAATCAAATTAAACTCTTAAGAAATGATTTGCATAATAATAAGTACAAATtcacataatataataatatCTTAGCAAATcatttaataataaataatattttttataaagaATATATATCAGGCATTCATTACTCGTTACAATAACGAGCGCAAGAAAATAAAACTGAACTTACAATACAATGACGTTATAGGATTTGTAAATTATTCTATTGTGAAAATAAACAGTATTAATACTGTTTAGATAAGTTGGaagtacaaaaaaaaaattatttaagttaTCATGGGTGTGCTAAACTAATTGCTAAGCCGACATATTACATCTGGTCTGGAACAATAATGGAAGAAACGTAGATTAGTTTTCTGTTGGATAAGGATTAAGGAGGAGTCTCGAATTTGATTCAAACATTTGTCCTAAGCAAACCTGCGAACAAACAATCATGTTCTTACACGAGTATAACATTACCATGGGCTGTATGGGTCCCATGTAATATAGGCTTCTGACTCGCTGGAAACCAGAATACGCAGTAAACCGCCACCTTTTTCTCTGTGAGCTTTTCTTTCTTCTATAATTGTATCCATTTCTCATATATCAATATCATCATCTTTAAATTTCTAATAATTAATTTGTTCCAGAAAAGAAATGGCGAATCCAAAGTTCACAAGAGTACCTAGCATGAGGGAGAGAGTTGAGGATACTCTCTCTGCTCACCGCAATCAGCTTGTTGCTCTCCTCTCTAGGTATAATTAAACTCTACATATATActtgttattttctttattttttttgtctTTACTGATAGATCAACTGATAAATTTAACTGTTTTCTTCTTGATATCTTGCTTTCGGTGCATGATTTCTGTTGTGGTAAATTTGAGAAAcacttttaaattttaatatgtACTTAATTATATTATGTCTCAACATTAACATGTGGATGGCCAAAAATATAAAGCTTAATTTTGGTTTATTTTGAATGATTTTCTCGTAACATTTGCGTACACGTTACCCACCATAGACCCCACTTGTCgcaattcaattttttttctttgtttgttgttgttgttgttgtctgaGTTCAATTCCTACCATGTTAGCTTGGCAAAAATAAGTTGGTAAAGCTTGTCCCCAACTAGTTTTAGTTGATCGATTGATTTGGTGATTTATagttcaataataataataataataatatattagaGAAAGTTCCAGCagcttttctttttgtttttccaGTTTTAGTGATTGATATATGTCTGTATATTTTTTAGATACGTGGCGCAGGGGAAGGGGATATTGCAACCTCACCACTTGATCGATGAGTTCAACAACGCTGTATGTGATGACACTGCTTGTGAGAAGCTCAAAGATGGTCCCTTTAGTGAAGTTTTGAAAGCTACTCAGGTATATTCACTAATCCAGGGCACTAAAGATGATACTGGATATGTTTATTTTGGTGTCTTTCAGAAATTTGACAATGATGAAATGAAACTTTTCTCTGTTTGCGCCCTTATCCACACTGTTTTTATTTTTAACTGGACATGCTCTTAAATTCCTTTGTTTATCAATGAAACCGGATTTACAATGTATGAACGGAGCATCTTAAGAACCTGTCTGAAATAAAGATATAAGATGTAAAACATGGTGTCCCTTATCTCTTTAAGTAATCGACGTACATATAGACTGTTATTTTGGTCCCACTTTCTGGATCTTCTGATCATACCTGCAGAGGCGAACTTGATGGTTTCAACCTTTAAATTCTTACCGTTGAATCCATTTCACTTTTGAAATTATGAgttcaaaaatctaaaatttgttGAAAATTTTGCAAATGTTCACATCTAATTTGCTGTGTCAAGAATATTGGGCTAAATGGATCCCAATAAACCAGGCTGTATCCGCCTCTGTCTCCACTCTCCATGCATCCACTTCTTTCATATGGCTATTACTGCTGAATGAGCTAGAACTCGTTTTGATGTTTGAATAAGTTGATTATATCAGAGCAGCTTTTGATGTTTCAATCTTTAACGGGTTACGCAGTTGTTTTACTGCTGAAAGGCAGGAATCTGAGATTTACTTGTCTCTGACTGAATTTCTTGTTCATTTTGCTAACAAGTACTTTGGATTCTGTTAATGCTTGCGCTCTGTTGTCAAAATAGGAAGCCATTGTGCTGCCACCATTTGTTGCCATAGCAGTTCGTCCAAGGCCAGGTGTTTGGGAGTATGTTCGTGTTAATGTATATGATTTGAGTGTTGAACAATTGACTGTTCCTGAATATCTTCATTTCAAGGAAGAACTTGTGGATGGAGAGTAAGTTCTTTCTTATCTCAATACGAAACATAAAAAATTACAGAAGTTGAATAATTAACAAATTTGTTGGTTTTTAATGTATGCCAGGGTTAATAATCATTTTGTGCTTGAGCTGGATTTTGAGCCATTTAATGCATCAGTTCCTCGTCCAACACGCTCGTCATCCATTGGCAATGGAGTCCAATTCCTCAATCGTCATCTGTCCTCAATTATGTTCCGCAGCAAAGACTCTCTGGACCCCTTACTTGATTTCCTTAGAGGACACAGTCATAAAGGGAATGTAAGTACCAAAATCAGTTTTTCCTTTGTAAATGTTTGTCCCTATTGTCTACCAAAATCTTTCAACACGCGCAACCATTATAAGAAATGTAAAATACTTCTAGTTCGAATTTCATCATCAACAAACTATCTGCTTTACCTTTTATCTTTCCCTTTTGATGGATAATAGTTTAGTTTACATAACAGATGATATTTTGGTTGAAGGGTACCCTGGACTTTCTCACAACCACTTAATGGATACATAGTTGTAATAGCTGACCTTTCGGAATAATATTGTCTCACTTGAAAATGTTTAAGAAGTATTACTACTTCTATTTGTAAGATGGATTGTTTATCTATGCAGGTCTTGATGTTGAATGATCGTATACAGCGAATCTCCAGGCTGGAGTCTGCTCTTTCTAAAGCAGAGGATTATCTCTCCAAGCTATCACTAGATACATCCTATAATGAGTTTGAATACGCGTGAGTTTGTACacatttgttttgttttctttcaaGCGTATGTAATTGCTCAAGAAAAGGGAAATCTATAGGAGTTGAAACATTGTTATGGAACAATGTGCATGCAGATTGCAAGAAATGGGCTTTGAGAGAGGTTGGGGTGATACTGCCAGACGTGTTTTGGAGACGATGCATCTGCTTTCTGACATTCTTCAGGCTCCTGATCCATCAACCTTGGAGACATTTCTTGGTAGACTACCTATGGTGTTCAATGTCGTCATATTATCCCCTCATGGATATTTTGGCCAAGCAAATGTCTTGGGTTTGCCCGACACTGGTGGCCAGGTAATAACAAGGAGAATGAGGTCTTGTATtatgtactccctccgttccaatctatgtgaacctatttgactgggtACGGAAAGAAATGAAGACTTGTAAAACTTGTGGTTCTTTAGAAATTCCAAACATTACCTTTGGGTTTTTCCCTCTTCCTGGAAATTATACTGCTGAATCATCTCTAGATGTTCCAGTTTAACTTGAGACGTAAGGGTAATAAGGGACCAGTACTCTGTCCGTTCTTGCAGTAGGCTTGGTCAGGCATTCTGCTGTTGTGTTACAATTAACATAGCTCACATAGTTGCCGGAAGCTAGAGCTGTGTTAGAAAACACAGTTACATTAATTTTTGGCAATGCTAATCACTGTTAATGTTACTGAAGTATCCGTGGTTTTCCTTGATGTTATTCTCCTTTTGGTTGCTTTGCAGGTTGTCTACATACTGGATCAAGTGCGTGCCTTGGAGGCCGAAATGCTTCTTAGAATAAAGCAACAAGGACTTAACTTCAAGCCTAGAATCCTCGTTGTGAGTACATATATATTATGCAAGCTCTTATTTGGTTTGTGGCATTGCAGTTGACATCAATTTGCTTACTCTGATTACTAAAGGTCACACGGCTGATACCTGATGCTAAAGGAACCACGTGCAACCAGAGGTTGGAGAGGATTAGTGGAACTGAATACTCGCATATTTTACGTGTCCCTTTTAGGACAGAGAGGGGAATCCTTCATAAATGGATATCTAGGTTTGATGTATGGCCTTACCTGGAGAAGTTCACCGAGGTAACCTCTTTGTCCCTTGGAAATCGCCATTTTGGAAATCGCCTTTTGTTGCTGATGCTTCTGCCAGTATGCTTAATTGAGTGATGTTAACTAGTCCCTTGCAAGTGCTTGCAATAGCAACGGGACAAGAAAGGATTTGTGCTAGTTTGAAAGCTGCCTCCAAGAAAAATGATATTAAAAGTTTATGACTAGTGGAAACATCAGTCATTCATGTACCTTATTCCTATGCTCAAGTTGTTTAGGTTGAAAGTAATTTGGCCAACTATGCAAATTGGGAGAACTTGTAGCCAACTATTGTGTTTGCCGACATGTTGATATACTTTTTTGTCCTGATTTATAGTTGTTGGTTTGTCATTCTGGATAAAGCAATTCTTATGTTTTTCTGCTTATATATATTGGAAGAAGAGATACTTGCCGTTTCATCATTTCTCCCGACCTCTCTACTACCAACACTTTGCCAATTTAATGTTTGTAAATGTCTTCTTGACCAGGATGTGGCAAGTGAAATGACTGCTGAGCTCCAGGGAAAGCCAGATCTAATTATTGGCAACTACAGTGATGGAAATTTAGTTGCCTCCCTTTTGGCATATAAAATGGGTGTCACACAGGTAGGAAAGACATGATTCTTTATCTTGCTCGCACAAAGTCTTGAGGTGATATATCTGCAATAGAAATTTTATGCTTTGCCTTCATTTCTTTTTAATTGTTTTTCCAGTGTACCATTGCTCATGCCTTGGAAAAAACAAAGTATCCTGATTCTGACATCTACTGGAAAAAGTTCGAGGAGAAATATCATTTTTCATGTCAGTTTACTGCTGATCTACTGGCAATGAATAATTCAGATTTTATTATCACCAGTACTTATCAAGAGATTGCAGGAACGTAAGTCATCTTAATCTGGTCGTTTAAATCTGATACTTTTTCCCGGGTAATCTATTCAATCCGAATTTCAATTCAGTATACGATGTCATCAGTTGAGGAGCTCTGATTGGTAACCTTATCAAATCCGTAGAAGCTCTATAATTTTATTTCGTAATCGGAGAAACGATTTTTTGTTATTGAGCTTGTAGTCAGAGAAATAATTTTTCGAGCTTGGTTCGATATCTATCAAGTAGCATGATACTGCAACTATATTTtgttataattctgtattgctgtaataaacaattaaactttctggaaaaacaaaacagaaagttagtaatacttgtttaacgaaataaattctggaaaaacagtataggaataaatcgagcctactgaatacacagtgtgtccttaaggaaattattcccctcaagtacccgaggtgctggaatatatcctcccaggatagaacgatttaacgcaccagagtgttggtaccaaaacgccggtgaacagcgagccattCGAAGggtgtaaaacacactggaatttttgttgtagaagaagaagaagaagctcagaaaatttcgtaaggaaa contains:
- the LOC104096609 gene encoding sucrose synthase 2 encodes the protein MANPKFTRVPSMRERVEDTLSAHRNQLVALLSRYVAQGKGILQPHHLIDEFNNAVCDDTACEKLKDGPFSEVLKATQEAIVLPPFVAIAVRPRPGVWEYVRVNVYDLSVEQLTVPEYLHFKEELVDGEVNNHFVLELDFEPFNASVPRPTRSSSIGNGVQFLNRHLSSIMFRSKDSLDPLLDFLRGHSHKGNVLMLNDRIQRISRLESALSKAEDYLSKLSLDTSYNEFEYALQEMGFERGWGDTARRVLETMHLLSDILQAPDPSTLETFLGRLPMVFNVVILSPHGYFGQANVLGLPDTGGQVVYILDQVRALEAEMLLRIKQQGLNFKPRILVVTRLIPDAKGTTCNQRLERISGTEYSHILRVPFRTERGILHKWISRFDVWPYLEKFTEDVASEMTAELQGKPDLIIGNYSDGNLVASLLAYKMGVTQCTIAHALEKTKYPDSDIYWKKFEEKYHFSCQFTADLLAMNNSDFIITSTYQEIAGTKNTVGQYESHTAFTLPGLYRVVHGIDVFDPKFNIVSPGADMTIYFPYSDKEKRLTSLHGSIEKLLFDPAQNEEHIGNLNDKSKPIIFSMARLDHVKNITGLVECYAKNATLRELANLVVVAGYNDVKKSSDREEIAEIEKMHALIKEHKLDGQFRWIAAQTNRARNGELYRYIADKRGIFVQPAFYEAFGLTVVEAMTCGLPTFATCHGGPNEIIEHGVSGFHIDPYHPDKAAELMAEFFQRCKQDPTHWEKISASGLRRILERYTWKIYSERLMTLSGVYGFWKLVSKLERRETRRYLEMFYILKFRELAKSVPLAIDDK